A stretch of the Malus sylvestris chromosome 10, drMalSylv7.2, whole genome shotgun sequence genome encodes the following:
- the LOC126587118 gene encoding putative Peroxidase 48: MMASTMKGLVFAMGVIFSVLLSLNNSRGESERAFLSVSSPSPSQESPVNMVSLASTHDFFMEMTDGEAPGTLEYDFYRDTCPEAETIVRATMAHIYSQQKNVSAQLLRLFFHDCFIKGCDASVLLDDSNGNKNRSIEKQAVPNKSLKGFDKIDQIKEVLENVCLGVVSCADILALATRDGIVLADGPFYPVFTGRRDSTRSYPDEAMAEIPKPDDNITQTLRLFSLRGFSDRETVSLLGGHNIGKIGCEFIQARLNNFKGTGKPDPTVSPGFQNEMRIFCDDNGTRSSQNSPAPAPSRGVLKERSSGRRGMPYFQQLSSSISSGRGFDTHYYQSLLKGRGLLFADQQLMANDRTARLVRAYASDDGSTFRMDFSRAMMKMSERRGLTGSEGQVRVHCSLPLQTS; encoded by the exons atgatGGCGAGTACAATGAAAGGGTTGGTCTTTGCGATGGGGGTGATCTTCTCTGTGCTGCTGTCCCTGAACAACTCAAGAGGCGAATCTGAGAGAGCCTTTCTCTCTGTCTCCTCACCCTCCCCCTCCCAAGAATCACCGGTCAATATGGTTTCTCTGGCGTCTACTCATGATTTCTTCATGGAGATGACAGATGGTGAAGCTCCAGGAACCCTTGAATACGATTTCTACCGGGACACGTGCCCAGAAGCTGAGACCATTGTGAGGGCTACGATGGCGCATATTTACTCACAGCAGAAGAACGTCTCTGCGCAGCTGCTGCGCCTCTTCTTCCATGACTGCTTCATTAAG GGCTGTGATGCTTCAGTCCTCTTGGATGACAGCAATGGGAATAAAAACCGTTCCATTGAGAAGCAGGCTGTGCCAAATAAGTCCTTGAAGGGATTCGATAAAATTGACCAGATCAAGGAGGTGCTCGAAAATGTCTgtctaggggtggtatcttgtGCTGACATACTTGCTCTTGCCACCAGAGATGGCATTGTCCTG GCCGATGGCCCCTTTTATCCGGTTTTCACTGGTAGAAGAGATAGCACCAGGTCCTACCCTGATGAAGCAATGGCTGAGATTCCTAAACCGGATGATAACATCACCCAGACACTTCGTCTGTTCTCACTAAGAGGATTTAGTGACCGAGAAACTGTAAGTCTTCTAG GAGGGCACAACATTGGGAAGATTGGATGTGAGTTCATTCAGGCCCGGCTTAACAACTTTAAGGGGACCGGCAAACCAGACCCAACTGTTTCTCCTGGTTTCCAGAACGAGATGAGAATTTTCTGTGATGACAATGGAACCAGGAGCAGCCAGAATTCCCCTGCACCGGCGCCATCAAGGGGTGTGTTGAAGGAGAGGTCGTCAGGACGAAGGGGGATGCCATACTTCCAGCAGCTGTCTTCATCTATATCATCTGGAAGAGGCTTTGACACTCATTATTACCAGAGCTTGTTGAAGGGCAGAGGACTCCTCTTTGCTGATCAGCAACTGATGGCGAATGACAGGACTGCAAGGTTGGTCAGAGCTTATGCATCCGATGACGGTTCAACCTTCCGGATGGATTTTTCCAGGGCTATGATGAAGATGTCAGAGCGAAGGGGGCTCACCGGATCTGAAGGTCAGGTCAGGGTACACTGCTCTTTGCCACTGCAGACTTCTTAA